A segment of the Rhodothermales bacterium genome:
ATAAACGTGTAGGTGCCGGAATCGTACGCCGGCGGCTCGCCGAACACGGCGATCTCCTGCGCCACGACCTTCTTGACCATCTCGGCATAGGCATCCACCTCGGCGTCGGTGCCGGTGTGGTGGACCGCCAGGCGCATCTCGTAGGTCCCGCCCTGGCCGGCGCCGCGCGGCACCGTCCAGGTGCGTAGCGCGTGGTCGCTCAGCTCGGTGGGGCTGTCCATGAAGTACTGGAGATCCGGCGCCGTGAACGCCATCGGATCGTCCGTAGGGAACAGCTGGGTCGCGATGCGCCAGTTCGAGCCCTCGGGGGGATGAAAGCGGACCTCGATGGGCCAGTCGTGATGGTCGCGGGCAAACAGGAAGGTGGCCGGGATGTTCAGGTGCGCATGCGTCTCATCGATCTGGGCGTAGGTGCCGTCCCCCCGATCGGCAAAAAGCGTATAGGTCACCACCACGGTCCCGTCGTGTCCGGAAACATCCCACTGGTGCGGATTGGGTCGCGTGACCGTCAGCGGCTTGCCGGCGCCGTCGACCGCCCGCACGTTGTAGACGTTTTTCGCGAACTCATGGAGCGAGTACCGTCCGGGCGACGAGCGGCTCATCCGCAGTTCGAGGGGGCCGGCCGGCACGCGGTCCATCCGCATCGTGACCTCGGCTTCGTGGTGCACCGCGTTGGGGAAGGCGATGTCGAACCGCACCTGGGCGAACGACGTCGCCGTGAACAGCAGCGCCAGCGCCGGCGCCATCCAGCGCACGCGGCGCATTCTACGTCCAATCATGGTAATCGCTCAATCTAAGATCCGTACGGGTTCCCACTGCATGGCGGTCGTTACCGTCGGGCCATGTTCGGGGTCGATGTACACATCGATTTCCGAGCGCACGCCGAACTCGGGCATGTAGATGCCGGGCTCGACCGAAAACCCGATGCCGGGCAGAACGGCCCGCGTGTCGTGGGTTTCGAGGTTGTCGAGGTTCATGCCGAGTGCGTGGGGAGTCGGGCTGACGCCCATGCTGTGGCCGGTGCGGTGGGTGAAGTACGCGCCGTAGCCGGCGTCCGTGATCACCTTGCGCGCCACATCGTCCAGCTGCCAGCCCTGCAGCGCGTTGCCGGCCTTCCAGTCGGCCTGGAGCCGCTCCACGACCGCGTCGCGTGCGGCGTTGACGATGGTATAGACCTCGAGATGTTTTGCCGGCACGGTGGCGCCGGCGTAGCCGGTCCAGGTGATGTCGCAATACACGGCATGCGGCTCGGACTCCTTCGCCCACAGGTCGATGAGCACCCAGTCCCCCTTGCGAATCGGAGCGTGCTCCGTGGCAGAGGGCTCGTAATGCGGATCGCCGCTGTGGGCGTTCACCGCCACGATGGGGCCGTGATCGATGTAGAGCCCATGCGCGTCGAATCCGCGCCGGATGAACTGCTGCACATCGTATTCCGTGAGCGGCTTCCCGGAACGAAGCTGGTCGCCGATGTAGGCAAACGCCTCGTCTTTCACCATGTTGACCAGCCGGCAGGCCCGCATGTGCGAATCGACCGACTTTTTGGACCACGCCGTTGCGGCCGCCTGAAACAGATCGGCGGACGAGACAATCGCGGGGCCCATCGAGCGGACCAACTCCAGCGTGCCGCCGTCGACAAACGAACTCATCGGAATCTCGCCGCCTGGAGAATACTCCATGGCCACCGTCCGGGCGCCCTTCAACAGGTCGCGGAGCAACGCCTGCATGTCGCTCCATCCGTTGTAGATGAGCAACGGGTAGCCGGCGTCGCGGAACAGCTGCTTGTCCAGGCTGCTGACCAGTATCCGCGCCTCGCCCTGCACGGGAATCCAGATCAACGTGCGTCGCGACGTAGCCTGCGGGCCGCCGAGCACGTGGGCAAAAACGGGGTTGCTGCCGCGAAAATCGAATAGCAACCAGCCGTCGATAGCGTGCGCCTGCATGTACGCGCGCGCTTTATCGAGAACATCCATAAAACAGAAGAGAACCTTTGGGTGAATATCCGACCGGCTTGCGGAACGCGTGATTCGTCATGCCGGCAGCGACGCACAGGGGTAGGGTGGATTTGCCGGGAGCGTGCCGCTGAACGTACGGACAAAATGCGTTAACGTACAACGCTTTTGACGCGTCTTCGCATTCGATCGCGGACAAACTGGACACTGGACACTGGACACTGGACACTGGACACTGGACACTGGACACTGGACACTGGACACTGGACACTGGACACTGGACACTGGACGAACGCGTCGCTCCAAACAGGTTCCCCATGCACAGTGCCCGATGACCAATGTCCAATGACCGCGCCCGAAGGGTGCTCATGACACGGCCTACGGCCGTTCATGCCCAGTGACCGCGCCCAAAGGGCGCAATGTCCGCGCCCAAAGGGCGCTCATGACACGGCCTACGGCCGTTCATGCCCAGTGACCGCGCCCAAAGGGCGCAATGACCGCGCCCAAAGGGCGCTCATGACACGGCCTACGGTCGTTCATCCCCCGCGCCATTCTCATCATCCTCTCATGTGCTGTTTCGTCGCGGTATCTACATTGAAAACTGGGGTTGAATCGCATACATTGACCCTGTTCGCCGGAGCCCCGGTCGACAATACCTCCAACCACCACGATTCATACTGCGGCTGGCTCTCCTCGAACCAGATCGTTTGGGGTTTTTTAGCCTATGTACCGCGCGCCCCTCTTCTGTTTGCTGCTCCTCGCGCTGGCGGGGATCGCACCGGGTTTGGCTTGGGCCCAGGAGCAGGATACCACCCTTTCGGCCGCGGATTCCCTGCTCATCGAAGAGCTCGCCCGCGAAATGGGCGCCGTCGCGCCCGATCCTGCGCCGGCAGCCGTCGCCCGCACCGCGCCGTCGCTCAATCCCAACATCAGCGTCATCGGCGACTTCCGCGCCGGCTACGCCTCTGCCGGCGACCGCCATGTCGACGCCGAGTTCCACGAGATGGAGGCCGTGCTGCAGTCGGTCGTCGACCCGTATGCGCGCGGCGACTTCTTTATCGCCGCCGGCCACGACGGCGAAGGCGGCTACGAATTCGAGCTCGAGGAAGCGTTTCTCACCACGCTGTCGCTGCCCTTCCGGCTCCAGGCCAGGGCAGGCAAGTTCCGCAGCGCCTTCGGCAAGATCAATCGGCTCCACCCCCACGCCCTGCCTTATATCGACACCCCATCTGTGTACGCCAATTTCCTGGGGGATGAGGGGCTGAACGATCAGGGCCTCTCGGTGAGCTGGCTCCTCCCCAACCCGCGGTTTTTCCAGGACCTGACGGTGGAAGTGACCCGCGGGCCCGGCGAAAACGTCAGCTACGTAAAAAGCGACTCGGACCGACTGCTTTACGTGGGACACCTCAAAAACTTCTGGGACCTCAGCGCCGACGCCACGCTCGAAGTCGGCTTCAGCGGCGCGGCCGGCCCGAACGAGGCCGGCTTCACGACGTGGCTCGGCGGAATCGACGCGACGTTCAAATGGAAGCCCGTCCAGTTCAACACCTACCACTCCTTCACGCTCCAGGCCGAGACCATCGCCAGCCGCTCCGAAACGGACGCGGAGGCCGCCGTGTCCGCCATGGGGTTTTACGCCCTGGCCAGCTATCAGGCCGCCAAACGCATCTTCCTGGTCGCTCGCGTTGATTCGTCCGACCTGCCGGACGATCCAGATTGGAACGAGCGCGCGGTGTCGGCCACCCTGGGCTGGTATGCCACTGAATTTCAGAAACTCGAGCTCGGCCTTCGGGTCGCGGAGGCCTCCGGGATGGAGCGGAATGCCCAGCTCCTGGTGCGAGCCATCTTTGTCATCGGGTCGCATGGGGCACACGAATACTAGGATGCGGGACCGAGTTACGGGATACGTTGATTCGCGGCTACCTGGTTCGTCCGCGGCGGGCGCCGCGGAGGATGGGTACCGATTAAACAGGCAACCTTCATGATGCGTCACTCTTTACGCCTGGTCGTTCTGCTGCTCATCGCCGCTAGTGGCGCGATGCCGGCGTGGGCCCAGGGCAAACTCAACGTCGTGACGACGCTGCCGGATTTCCGCTACATCGCCGAATATATCGGCGGGGATCAGGTCGACGCCTTCGCGATCGCCACCGGCTACCAGGACCCCCATTTCGTCGATCCCAAACCCAGCTACATCCTCAAGCTGTCGCGGGCGGACGTGTTCGTCACGGCCGGCCTGGACCTCGAGCTCGGCTGGGTGCCGCCGCTCCTCAACAGCGCCCGGAACGACAAAGTCCTCAAGGGCGGTCCGGGCTATGTCGACGCGTCGGAGAACATCGCCCTGCTCAATGTGCCCAGCAGCGTGAGCCGCGAGCAGGGTGACATCCATATCTACGGCAATCCGCACTACTGGGTGGACCCGCTCAACGGGAAGATCGTCGCGCGCAACATCTACAACGCGCTGGTGCGGCTGCGCCCCGCCCGGGAGGCTTATTTCGCCGCGAATCTCGCGAAGTTCGAGCAGGAAATCGACCGCCGGATGACCGACTGGATGGCCCGCATGGCACCCTACGCCGGCACGAAGATCATGGCGTATCACGACCAGTGGCCCTACTTCGAGAAGCGCTTCGGGCTGGAGATCGTCGACTTCCTCGAACCCAAGCCCGGCATACCGCCGACGCCGTCCCAGCTGGCCAAGATCATCACCACGATGCAGAGCCAGCACATTCGCGTCATCATCATCCCTCCGTACTTCAAGCAGGACTCCGCCTCGCTCGTCGCCCGAAAGACGGGCGGCGAAGTGGTGACGCTGGCGTCTTCGGTTGAGGCGTTCAAGGAGGTGAAGACGTATTTCGACCTCTTCGACTACAACATCGACAAGCTGGTCGCCGCCTTCTCGGCGGCGCCTCACTGAACCAAGCGCTCCCTGCTGCCCTATGCTCGACCTGTTTACCCAGGGATTTATCCTGAACGCCCTGCTCGTCAGTATCGTGATGGGTCTGTTGCTTGCCTATCTGGGCGTACACGTGGTCGCGCGAGGCATCGTATTCGTCGATCTGGCGCTGGGGCAGATCTCGATGCTCGGCGTAGCCGTCGCCGGCTATTTCGAGCGCGACCCGACCGTGATCTCCATCCTGTTCACGATGGTCGGCGCGTTTATCCTGTCCTTCATCAAGGTGAGCGACAAACGCCTTAAACAGGAGGCGATCATCGGCATCGTGTATGCGTTCACGTCGGCGCTGACGGTGCTGCTCATCTCCAAATCGGCGCACGGCGACGCGGACATCTCCGAGGTGTTGTTCGGTAGCCTGTTCACGGTTACCGAAACGAGCCTGCTCGTCATGACGGGCATTTTCGCACTGATCGGTCTGATCCAGTTCCTCTTCAGAAAGTCCTTCTTCCAGCTCACGGATCGGTTCGTGCACAATCAGGCGCAGGAGGTGGGGGTGTTCGACCTCTGGAATTTCCTCTTCTACCTCTCGATCGGGCTCGCGATCGTCCTGGCGGTTCGTGCCGGCGGGGTGATTCCCGTCTTCTCGTTTATCGTGGTGCCACCGGTGGCCGGCATCCTGCTGGTGCGCAACCGGGGCGCCGTCGTCGTGGCCGCGCTGATCATCAGCGTGCTCGGCAGTTTCTTCGGGCTCTTCTTTTCGGTCCGGTTCGATTTCCCGGCAGGGTCTTCCATCGTTGCCATGCTGGGCTTCCTGTTCCTCGTCGCGGCGGCGGTCAGAGGATTCCGGAAGAACGCGCCGGCCGGCGATTGATCGGCATCCCACAAAAAAAACAGGATCCCGAGACGTCCGGGGCATGCCTGCCACGTGATCTCGAGATCCTGCCTGATGTTACGCGAGTAGCGATACGAAGTCCGACGCGGAAATCCCTCCGCCTCGCGGCGGACAGACCGGTTTACACTTCGAGGTAGCGCATAAACTCCTGGAGCCGGTATTTGAATTCGTCGTCGTCCTGATCGTCGCTGAAATACGCTACGATGTGGTAACCGTAGTGCTCCAGCAGATGGCGAACGCGGGACGTATCCATCACATTCAGCTTCAGGGTGACGCGCATGGTGTCGCCCTCTTCGCCGGCGGCGGTATGCTCCGCGGCGGAGGAGAGGATTTTCACCCCGTTTTGCTCCACGATGTGCGCGAGCTGGGCGAGTGAATAATCCCGGGGATTGACTTCGAGCGCGATGATGGCTCCACGTTCCTGCGTGGCCAGCATGCGTGCAAACTGATCGAACAAGTTGTGCCGCTTGACCATGCCGACATACTGCCCGTTTTCACGGGCGACCGGCAGCGCGGTCAGTTCGTGATCCACGATCACTTTCGTGGCGTCGAAAATGTGCGTATCGGGCCGGACGCTGATCGGCGCCAGGCCGAGCAACGAGGATACGGGCGCATCCGGTCCGAACGCGTCGAGGAGCATATTCTCGGAAACCATACCAACCAGAACACCCTCGTCATCCACCACGGGCAGATGACGCACCCGCATCTCGAGCAGCAAACCCAGCGCATGCTCAACCGTATCGCCGGGGCGAATCGGAGGGGTATCTTCACTGATCAACGTTTGAATGGTCATTACGGAGCCTCCTGTAGCGTAGATCGACGCCCGCGAGCGGACGTCGGGAAAGCGGTAAATCGCGAAGCGATCACGATGGTTTAGCCTCCTGGATGACAGAGCACCGTCACGCTGTCGTAGCAACCACGCTGTACGAAAAACAATCGGTATGCCACATTGACGACGGGAAGACCTGGCAGCCCCTGAGTCTGGTTACGGAAATGGAGACAGTTACTTCGTTGACGCAGCTCCCGATGAGTTACACACGACGCACCCGATGCAATCACCGCGTCGCCGGTCAACACAAAGCGTTGAGATACGAATTCAGACGCATACCGAGGGGTTGAACTCCGGCCAAAAGCTTAACGAATTCTTCAGGCTCTGGCAACTCTGGCAAGCGACAAAATATTTACCCTGTGGATCACCACTTATGCGCCAGCGGCGCCTGCCGGCGGCACAATATGGCTGTACAGCAGGTGCTGGATGGTACATCTGCCGAACGCGAAAATCGCCGCGTTCAGGATGGTATCGGCGTAAAACCGGCAAACTTATCGATAAGCCGCCGCACTTCATTCATGTGCTCCCGGGCGATACGGAAACCTAACCGGGCCACGGCGACCGGCGTCGCGTCCGAGCCGTTCTGGGTGACGTACAGGTACTCTTCGGACATCACGTGCGCCAGCTGGTGCAGCAGCGCGATGGTGCGCGATTCGGTTACCGGCACGTACGCCACGTGCTCCTCGAAATCGTCCTCGATGCGATCGAGCAATTCCTGCTTCAACTGCTCGATGCCGATCCCGCGAAAGGCGGAAATAAAAACAGCGTGTTCATACTCTTCGCGCAGCGCCATCAGCAGTCCGCGCTCCTCCAGCATGTCCACTTTATTAAACACCATGAGCGTCGGTCTGTCCTGTGCATCCAGCTCCTTGAGGGTCTGGTTGACGACGCTGATGTGGTCCTCGAAACAGGGATGCGTCACATCGACGACATGAAGCAGCACGTCGCTCTCGCGCACCTCGTCCAGCGTGCTCTTGAAGCTTTCGATCAGGCCGTGCGGCAGCTTGCGGATGAACCCGACGGTGTCTGAAATCAGAATGTCCTTGCCGGGCGCCATCGCCACCTGCCGTGTCGTCGCGTCGAGCGTGGCGAACAGGCGATCCTCCGCGAACACGGAGGCGTCCGTCAGCGTGTTCATCAGCGTCGACTTCCCGGCGTTGGTGTACCCTACCAGCGAGACGCGCGTGAACGCCTGCCGGCCCTTCCGCTGCGTGGTGCGCTGTTTCTCGATCTTCTTGAGACGGTCCTTCAGCGTCGCGATGCGGTTCGAGATGAGCCGGCGGTCGGTTTCGATCTGGGTTTCACCGGGGCCTTTCGTCCCGATACCCCCTTTCTGACGGGAGAGGTGCGTCCATTGACGCGTGAGCCGCGTCCGCAAGTATTCGAGCTGCGCCAGTTCGACCTGCGTCTTCGCGGTGGCGGTTTTGGCGCGTCGCGCGAAGATGTCGAGGATGAGCGCCGAGCGATCGACCAGCTTGCACTTGACCTGTTTCTCGATATTCCGCAACTGCACCGGCGAGAGGTCGTCGTCGAAGATCACGAGGTCGGAACCCCGTTCCGCCGCGAGCGCGGCGAGTTCCTCCATCTTCCCGCTGCCGATGTACGTCGACGCGTGAATCCTGGGCGCTACCTGGACGAGCCGGTCGGTGACGAGCGCGCCGGCCGTGTCGGCAAGCAGCTCCAGCTCGTCGAGCGAATCCTCTACCTCTTCGCGTGTATGGCCGGCGTGGACGACGCCGACGATAATCGCAGACTCTTGCTGCGGCTTACTTTCTGTCAACGAGTTCCTCTATCATTCCGCCGTACGCTCGCCCGGCTCGCGGGTCGGCGATCGACGAAAAATGGTGCAGGCTTTTATACCGGGCCGGCCCCGGGGAGTTGCAGAAGGCCCGGCCGCATCATCCGAACGCCTGAGCGATCGTGTGCATGTCGCGATTCTCCACGAGGCGCGAGACGAGTTTTCTGAACCGCTCTTCATGCGCGCGGGGCACATCCAGCTCGAACCGCATCCGCTGCCCGTAATCGTCCCTGAAAAAGAAGACGTACTGTTGGGAGCGTTCGCCCGCGGTCACAAAAAAGTCCTCCACCCGCTGCCAGTCCAGCACATCGCGCGGATCGCCGAGCGAGCGGATGAGCCTGAAATCGGTGACCATCACCGCGCACGACATCCGTACGGCCAGGCACCAGCACAGCGCGCCCAGCGTATAGCCCAGACCGAGCCCCATCAACCGGTAATCCTGCTCGAACGCGGCGTAGACGGTGAGGATCAGCACGACAAAAAGAAAACCGCCCGGCCAGAAGATAAACGAGCGCCCTCTATACCACGAGAACCGGATCGGGCGAACCCGAAGGCGGTTCAGCGCCGCCAGGGTCATCAACGCACCCGTCGCCAGCAGAAAAGCGACAAGCAGCGACATCTGCAAGACCGCCAACATGCTCGGAATGGAAGTAGACGGTATCATGGGGAACACGGCGCATGGCCGGGCAAACGGTAAGACCCCGCAATAGCCCGCTTGCGGGTTGGCAGGTTACGCCGATACGGCTTCCGGCCGCCACTGACGGGCAACCAGCATTTCCGCTACCAAAAAAGCCAACGCGAGCATCAGGAAGACGTTCCACAACTCGATACCGCTCCGCTCTTCTTCCAGCCGCTGGAGCACGCCGGCCATGCCGTCGGCGGCGTCCACGTCGAGGACGCGCACGGACGCGTCGGACCCGCCGCGGATCCGCTCCACTGCCTCGTCCACCGGCCAGACCCCGAGGTCGGACTCGTCGGTCGGCACGTTGAAGGCAATGCGGCGCACGAGGACCTCGCCGGCCATGACATCGTAGATGCCGGGCGTCGTCAGCGAGCGATCGATCTCCAGCAGCATGGCGCCGAACAGGTTGCGCTGCTCGGGCGTGAACTCCACCCCGTCCGGGGCTTTCAGACGCACCGGCTCCGCATCGGCGACACCGGCCAGGCGCAGGGACTCCGGCTCCCCGATGATGAGCTGCTCGCCGGCGACGGACTCATCCGCCGTGAGGTAGTACATCGACCGGTAGACGAGAGGGATGAAAAGGCCGCGCCGGGGAAGATCGCTCCACCGCACATCCGGGGCCACCGCCATCAGAAACGCGATGCCGTCGCCGTGGCGCACCTCCTGCAGAAACGGAAAGCCGTTGGAGAGCTGGATGAGGGTCTGTTCGTTGCCCGAGCCCGGCGTATAATTCATCGCGTGGGCGATCAGCGGCCGTTCCACGTTGATCCGGGACGGCGAACCTGCCGATTCGAACACCCCTTCGAACAACGGATGTTCGAGGTCGACCCGGTCGAACGATGCGATCGACTGCTCTCCGTTGAGGGCGCCGCTGAACCCGCTGAACCGGCCAGCCCCCAGGCTTTCGAACAGGGCGTTGTAATCGGCCGCCTGGCCGGCTTCGCCGGGGTAAAACAGCATTCCGCCGCCGTCGGCCACATACTGCGCGAGCGCGCCGACCTCGCCGCTGGACAGCGAACGGACGCCGACGAGCACCACGGCGTCGTACGAGCCGAGCGCCCGGGTCGCCAGCGCCGTTTCGGGAATGGTCTCCAGGTTGAAGATCGACCGGCCTCGCGTCAACTGGGGAGAGAGCGCCAGCGCGATGAAATCGGTGGAATGCCCCTCGCCCGCCACGACAAGCACGCTGCGCTGTTCCGGCACATTGATGGTGAAGAAGCGGACATTGTCGCTTTCGAAGGCGTCATCCTCGATCCGCACCTCGCCCGGCAACCAGCCCCTCCGCTGCGGCGTCACCGTGAACGACACGGTCTTGGGCACCCGCGAGGGCAAATCGGCCGCGCTCTGCGCGACGCGTTCGCCATCGAGGAACACGCTGGCGACATAGCCCTCCACGTCGTCGTCGCCGTAATTGACGAGCGTCGCCTCGATCCGCACCGGCTGGCCGGCCTCGATGATCCGGCTGGCCACCTGCACCTGCGTGATGGCGATATTCGGCTCCACCCGCTCGCCGACGGGCAGGATATACGTGCGCGCACCGTCGCCGGCGGCGGACCGGGCACTCGAATCGGCCAGCATGTAGCGCTGGAAATCGGAAATGACGTAGACTTCCCGGTTGATGTGCGACGCGTTGGCCAGCAAACCCTGCGCACGGTCGATCGCCTCGTACAGCGTGAGGGATGCCGGCTGAATCTCGATGT
Coding sequences within it:
- a CDS encoding M24 family metallopeptidase, encoding MQAHAIDGWLLFDFRGSNPVFAHVLGGPQATSRRTLIWIPVQGEARILVSSLDKQLFRDAGYPLLIYNGWSDMQALLRDLLKGARTVAMEYSPGGEIPMSSFVDGGTLELVRSMGPAIVSSADLFQAAATAWSKKSVDSHMRACRLVNMVKDEAFAYIGDQLRSGKPLTEYDVQQFIRRGFDAHGLYIDHGPIVAVNAHSGDPHYEPSATEHAPIRKGDWVLIDLWAKESEPHAVYCDITWTGYAGATVPAKHLEVYTIVNAARDAVVERLQADWKAGNALQGWQLDDVARKVITDAGYGAYFTHRTGHSMGVSPTPHALGMNLDNLETHDTRAVLPGIGFSVEPGIYMPEFGVRSEIDVYIDPEHGPTVTTAMQWEPVRILD
- a CDS encoding zinc ABC transporter substrate-binding protein gives rise to the protein MMRHSLRLVVLLLIAASGAMPAWAQGKLNVVTTLPDFRYIAEYIGGDQVDAFAIATGYQDPHFVDPKPSYILKLSRADVFVTAGLDLELGWVPPLLNSARNDKVLKGGPGYVDASENIALLNVPSSVSREQGDIHIYGNPHYWVDPLNGKIVARNIYNALVRLRPAREAYFAANLAKFEQEIDRRMTDWMARMAPYAGTKIMAYHDQWPYFEKRFGLEIVDFLEPKPGIPPTPSQLAKIITTMQSQHIRVIIIPPYFKQDSASLVARKTGGEVVTLASSVEAFKEVKTYFDLFDYNIDKLVAAFSAAPH
- a CDS encoding metal ABC transporter permease, whose protein sequence is MLDLFTQGFILNALLVSIVMGLLLAYLGVHVVARGIVFVDLALGQISMLGVAVAGYFERDPTVISILFTMVGAFILSFIKVSDKRLKQEAIIGIVYAFTSALTVLLISKSAHGDADISEVLFGSLFTVTETSLLVMTGIFALIGLIQFLFRKSFFQLTDRFVHNQAQEVGVFDLWNFLFYLSIGLAIVLAVRAGGVIPVFSFIVVPPVAGILLVRNRGAVVVAALIISVLGSFFGLFFSVRFDFPAGSSIVAMLGFLFLVAAAVRGFRKNAPAGD
- a CDS encoding CBS domain-containing protein; protein product: MTIQTLISEDTPPIRPGDTVEHALGLLLEMRVRHLPVVDDEGVLVGMVSENMLLDAFGPDAPVSSLLGLAPISVRPDTHIFDATKVIVDHELTALPVARENGQYVGMVKRHNLFDQFARMLATQERGAIIALEVNPRDYSLAQLAHIVEQNGVKILSSAAEHTAAGEEGDTMRVTLKLNVMDTSRVRHLLEHYGYHIVAYFSDDQDDDEFKYRLQEFMRYLEV
- the hflX gene encoding GTPase HflX; the protein is MTESKPQQESAIIVGVVHAGHTREEVEDSLDELELLADTAGALVTDRLVQVAPRIHASTYIGSGKMEELAALAAERGSDLVIFDDDLSPVQLRNIEKQVKCKLVDRSALILDIFARRAKTATAKTQVELAQLEYLRTRLTRQWTHLSRQKGGIGTKGPGETQIETDRRLISNRIATLKDRLKKIEKQRTTQRKGRQAFTRVSLVGYTNAGKSTLMNTLTDASVFAEDRLFATLDATTRQVAMAPGKDILISDTVGFIRKLPHGLIESFKSTLDEVRESDVLLHVVDVTHPCFEDHISVVNQTLKELDAQDRPTLMVFNKVDMLEERGLLMALREEYEHAVFISAFRGIGIEQLKQELLDRIEDDFEEHVAYVPVTESRTIALLHQLAHVMSEEYLYVTQNGSDATPVAVARLGFRIAREHMNEVRRLIDKFAGFTPIPS
- a CDS encoding BatA domain-containing protein — protein: MTFLNPLLLLGLLAAAIPLIIHLFNFRRPRKVDFSSLAFLKELQKSTMQRVRIKQLLLLALRMLAIASLALAFARPTLMGSLSGALGGRSHTSMALVIDNSRSMGVRDAQGAYIDQARELAAGVVQYAQTGDELFIVPTGALTGGAAEPITTRSLAQDAVEDIEIQPASLTLYEAIDRAQGLLANASHINREVYVISDFQRYMLADSSARSAAGDGARTYILPVGERVEPNIAITQVQVASRIIEAGQPVRIEATLVNYGDDDVEGYVASVFLDGERVAQSAADLPSRVPKTVSFTVTPQRRGWLPGEVRIEDDAFESDNVRFFTINVPEQRSVLVVAGEGHSTDFIALALSPQLTRGRSIFNLETIPETALATRALGSYDAVVLVGVRSLSSGEVGALAQYVADGGGMLFYPGEAGQAADYNALFESLGAGRFSGFSGALNGEQSIASFDRVDLEHPLFEGVFESAGSPSRINVERPLIAHAMNYTPGSGNEQTLIQLSNGFPFLQEVRHGDGIAFLMAVAPDVRWSDLPRRGLFIPLVYRSMYYLTADESVAGEQLIIGEPESLRLAGVADAEPVRLKAPDGVEFTPEQRNLFGAMLLEIDRSLTTPGIYDVMAGEVLVRRIAFNVPTDESDLGVWPVDEAVERIRGGSDASVRVLDVDAADGMAGVLQRLEEERSGIELWNVFLMLALAFLVAEMLVARQWRPEAVSA